In one Solanum lycopersicum chromosome 11, SLM_r2.1 genomic region, the following are encoded:
- the LOC101255954 gene encoding uncharacterized protein: MAPKPKEKAKASAVATPAIAIEDLFTSLNRHIQRSEYEQAVKVSEQILAAAPGDEDAIRCKVVALVKADSIEEALVAIKDCSKKGSVDLSFFKAYCLYRQNKLEEALESLKGQEGSTESMLLESQILYRLGKMGASVDIYQKLPKSTIDSLEINLVAGLVSAGRSSEVQGTLDSLRVKATSSFELAYNTACSLIEREKYKDAEQLLLSARRIGQETLMEENLADDDVEIELAPIAVQIAYVQQILGNTQEAVASYTDLVKRNLADESSLAVAVNNLIALKGPKDVSDGLRKLDKLIEKSDGPEKFQLARGLDLKLSQKQREAIYTNRVLLLLHSNKMDQARELVSALPGMFPGSLMPVLLQAAVHVRENKAAKAEEILGQYVDKFPDRSKVILLARAQVAAAAGHPQIAADSLAKIPEIQHKPATVATIVSLKERAGDIDGADAVFDSAIKWWSNAMTEDNKLNTIMQEAAAFKLRYGRKDEAARLYEQLVKSHGSIEALVGLIQTAAHGDIKKAEAYEKQLKPLPGLKALDVDSLEKTSGAKHAEKGTNAGVTETYEAKSKDKAKKKRKRKPKYPKGFDPANPGPLPDPERWLPKRERSSYRPKRKDKRAAQVRGSQGAVAKEAASNSDAKSNQPANPKGASQHAGNVQSKASSKSSRKKSRK; encoded by the exons ATGGCTCCGAAGCCCAAAGAGAAAGCAAAGGCATCTGCAGTAGCCACCCCTGCTATAGCAATTGAAGATCTCTTCACTTCGCTTAATCGCCACATTCAACGATCCGAGTATGAGCAAGCCGTCAAAGTTTCTGAACAAA TTCTTGCGGCTGCGCCTGGAGATGAGGACGCGATACGGTGTAAAGTGGTGGCGTTAGTGAAAGCAGATTCTATAGAAGAAGCATTGGTTGCTATTAAAGACTGTAGCAAAAAGGGTTCTGTTGATCTTAGCTTCTTTAAG GCATATTGCTTATATCGGCAAAATAAATTGGAGGAGGCTTTAGAGTCCTTGAAGGGGCAAGAAGGAAGTACTGAGTCAATGCTGTTGGAATCTCAGATTTTGTATCGATTAGGAAAGATGGGTGCATCTGTCGATATTTATCAAAAGCTCCCAAAGTCTACAATCGATTCCTTGGAGATAAATCTTGTTGCTGGTCTGGTTTCTGCTGGAAGATCTTCTGAAGTGCAGGGAACCCTGGATTCACTGAGAGTTAAAGCAACTAGCAGTTTTGAATTGGCTTACAACACTGCCTGCTCTTTGATTGAAAGGGAGAAGTACAAAGATGCGGAACAACTGTTATTGTCAGCTCGAAG AATTGGTCAAGAAACACTTATGGAAGAGAATTTAGCTGATGAtgatgttgaaattgaattggCTCCTATAGCTGTTCAAATTGCATATGTACAACAG ATTCTAGGGAACACCCAAGAGGCTGTTGCATCGTATACTGATCTTGTCAAAAGAAATTTGGCTGACGAGTCTTCACTTGCGGTGGCAGTAAATAATCTCATTGCTTTAAAGGGTCCTAAAGATGTCTCTGATGGCCTAAGGAAACTTGATAAACTAATAGAGAAAAGTGATGGACCAGAAAAGTTCCAGCTTGCTCGTGGACTAGACTTGAAGCTCTCACAGAAGCAAAGGGAAGCAATATATACCAATAGGGTGCTGCTGCTACTTCATTCTAATAAGATGGATCAG GCTAGAGAACTTGTTAGTGCCCTACCTGGGATGTTCCCTGGTAGCTTGATGCCTGTACTTCTTCAAGCTGCTGTACATGTGAGAGAGAACAAGGCTGCTAAAGCTGAAGAAATACTTGGACAGTATGTAGATAAGTTTCCTGACAGGTCCAAGGTTATCCTGCTTGCAAGGGCTCAGGTTGCTGCAGCTGCTGGCCATCCGCAGATTGCAGCTGATTCCTTGGCGAAAATACCTGAGATTCAACACAAGCCTGCAACTGTTGCCACCATTGTTTCTCTCAAGGAACGGGCTGGAGATATTGATGGTGCTGATGCTGTGTTTGATTCCGCAATCAAGTGGTGGTCAAATGCCATGACTGAAGACAATAAGCTCAATACCATCATGCAGGAGGCCGCTGCTTTCAAGCTCAGGTATGGAAGGAAAGATGAGGCAGCACGCCTTTATGAGCAGCTAGTGAAAAGCCATGGAAGTATTGAGGCTTTAGTTGGATTAATCCAGACTGCAGCCCATGGTGACATTAAGAAAGCAGAAGCTTATGAGAAGCAGTTAAAACCACTACCTGGTTTGAAAGCATTAGATGTCGACAGTTTGGAGAAAACTTCTGGTGCCAAGCATGCCGAGAAAGGTACAAATGCTGGTGTCACTGAAACATACGAAGCGAAGAGTAAGGATAAGGCAAAGAAAAAGAGGAAGAGAAAGCCAAAATATCCGAAGGGGTTTGACCCAGCTAATCCAGGACCTTTACCTGATCCAGAGAGGTGGCTTCCCAAGAGGGAGAGGTCTAGTTACAGACCAAAGAGAAAGGATAAGAGAGCAGCTCAAGTTAGAGGTTCTCAAGGTGCAGTGGCTAAAGAGGCAGCGAGCAATAGCGATGCAAAATCAAACCAGCCAGCTAATCCAAAAGGAGCCTCTCAGCATGCAGGCAATGTGCAATCGAAGGCTTCATCCAAATCTTCCAGGAAGAAATCAAGGAAGTAA